In a single window of the Aridibaculum aurantiacum genome:
- a CDS encoding lipopolysaccharide biosynthesis protein: protein MDKKVLRWNFVFQYGWVLTNVFNSILLLPFYIKYIEVTTLGVWLAASSVLNWMTMVDPGIGEVLQQKIAELRGKNEKEEIGKSIGSGLISSSFILFIAAAVGIIFYFCLGLFLKKDISQYQHLSMALLITIIATGLSLVSFTLTGINQGLHNSAQVAISSISANVLFLIVNLVFLFMGYGVMSIAIANLARASFLNIYIFTSLKKLLNRERINILFNRIHFKKFIRIFSFTSASKIISGLSYSIDMVVLARYIAPGMIAIYEINKRPLNLTNTLIGRHSVALMPLISHSKGLDDKHAIIQLINKQFRLYIYGALFVAFMFAINYFDLITAWVGEGKYIGDNILFLLVISNFVVLIAYFMSNMGYALGDIKKNSKFNIIRNLFYGVFIVIAARYYGIIGTVVVSLTMSLGIDLFFFSYRVYKMGYLQVALMKKIAGICAIIIPSSAVAAYMLHLLITNTIPVDMHFVKLLVNSACFTLFFILLLLLIDQGLRNQLRFWKQKLVVRFAL from the coding sequence ATGGATAAGAAAGTCCTACGTTGGAATTTCGTGTTTCAATATGGTTGGGTACTTACCAATGTATTCAACTCGATACTGCTACTGCCCTTCTACATCAAATACATAGAAGTAACCACTTTAGGCGTATGGCTTGCAGCAAGCAGTGTGCTGAATTGGATGACAATGGTAGATCCGGGTATAGGAGAAGTACTGCAACAAAAAATTGCTGAGCTAAGAGGTAAAAATGAAAAAGAAGAAATAGGTAAGTCAATAGGATCAGGTTTGATATCATCATCCTTTATCTTATTCATAGCTGCTGCTGTAGGGATAATTTTCTATTTCTGCCTTGGCTTGTTTTTAAAAAAAGACATCTCCCAGTACCAGCACTTGTCAATGGCGTTATTGATAACGATTATTGCTACAGGATTATCCCTTGTTTCTTTTACACTAACCGGCATCAACCAGGGTTTGCATAATTCTGCACAGGTTGCCATATCATCCATTTCAGCAAACGTGCTCTTCCTGATTGTCAACCTGGTATTCCTGTTTATGGGATATGGTGTTATGTCAATTGCCATAGCAAATCTTGCCAGGGCTTCATTTCTAAACATCTACATTTTTACTTCTTTAAAAAAGTTATTGAACAGGGAAAGGATCAATATCCTTTTCAATCGCATTCACTTCAAAAAATTCATCAGGATATTTTCGTTTACATCTGCTTCTAAAATTATTTCAGGCCTATCCTATAGCATCGACATGGTAGTGCTGGCGAGATATATAGCCCCTGGCATGATCGCTATTTATGAAATAAACAAGCGTCCCTTGAACCTGACCAACACACTCATTGGTCGTCATTCAGTAGCACTCATGCCGCTCATTTCACATTCAAAAGGATTAGACGATAAGCATGCTATCATACAATTAATCAATAAACAATTCAGGCTGTACATATACGGCGCTCTCTTTGTTGCCTTCATGTTTGCCATTAATTATTTTGACCTTATTACTGCATGGGTAGGTGAAGGAAAATATATTGGTGACAACATTTTGTTCCTGCTGGTGATTTCCAATTTTGTAGTATTGATCGCCTATTTTATGTCCAACATGGGATATGCATTAGGCGACATCAAAAAGAACAGCAAATTCAATATAATACGTAACCTCTTTTATGGCGTGTTCATTGTCATAGCAGCTCGTTATTACGGAATTATAGGAACTGTTGTAGTATCGCTAACAATGTCGCTGGGCATCGATCTTTTCTTTTTCTCTTACCGCGTATATAAGATGGGATACCTGCAAGTGGCACTAATGAAAAAGATTGCCGGCATCTGCGCGATCATCATACCCAGTAGTGCTGTAGCGGCGTATATGTTGCACCTGCTGATAACAAATACAATCCCTGTGGATATGCATTTTGTCAAGCTGCTGGTTAACTCAGCCTGCTTCACATTATTTTTCATTTTATTACTACTTCTTATTGACCAGGGCCTGCGCAATCAACTACGTTTCTGGAAACAAAAACTGGTTGTACGCTTTGCTCTATAA